One window of the Rhipicephalus microplus isolate Deutch F79 chromosome 2, USDA_Rmic, whole genome shotgun sequence genome contains the following:
- the LOC142780822 gene encoding uncharacterized protein LOC142780822: protein MRTTTTLRPARRQAPLVSLLLLGLVLVVPPSRASEPVDPMDAYLRAQPPEPARPKAARGRGFAAAESISTASRKQQLPEGQEKNTDYLPYGARLKPPRLYGVTVVAPPTTTTRLDDATRPTTTARPRVSARPPPTVSTRTTAGRGGPQRRRLVPDDIVGLKKKPRTTQQAPRPTIPPSSAPPLAKFRTPSKVTTPRPTASPKIKGAPRSRKPLGGAKIPLEVTLSPDSKNGTRAAANESSGNGTTTHGPKAQASFFFTNVGPNHFEYRGVFDQNAVPISFRENPETLFQLIPQLPRLFEDPFSAPKGPAAQLLLHPPPKLTEPPAPPPPPPLTLLQPVVNFIEDPVPPPTAVVEHVPPPPPPPPPPPPRPQARLPPGGFPKYDYIRGPQYPKIFKFNDERISILEFERIKREGRFTRRRGDALDPDRVSRNNFLIFHGGLFKSPREQEEYGNLVAPPPPRSEPVYALEPASPDPPPATRYHFLPLKPTFAKGKPGGFVYFIRT from the coding sequence GCGCCACTTGTGTCGCTGTTGCTGCTTGGCCTTGTGCTGGTCGTGCCGCCGAGCCGCGCCTCGGAGCCCGTCGACCCCATGGACGCCTACTTGAGGGCGCAGCCACCGGAACCGGCACGACCGAAGGCGGCGAGAGGTCGAGGATTCGCCGCCGCCGAGAGCATATCGACGGCGAGCCGCAAACAGCAGCTGCCGGAGGGCCAGGAGAAAAACACAGACTATCTGCCGTACGGGGCGCGTCTCAAGCCGCCGCGGCTTTACGGTGTGACGGTCGTCGCGCCGCCGACGACTACGACGCGGCTAGACGACGCTACGCGCCCGACCACGACGGCCAGGCCTAGGGTCTCGGCGAGGCCGCCGCCCACCGTGTCGACTCGGACGACGGCCGGCCGAGGCGGCCCGCAGAGACGACGCCTGGTTCCGGATGACATCGTCGGTCTTAAAAAGAAGCCCCGCACGACACAGCAAGCGCCACGGCCGACCATCCCTCCGTCATCTGCGCCGCCGCTGGCCAAGTTCAGAACACCGTCGAAGGTGACGACGCCGCGACCAACCGCGTCGCCGAAGATCAAAGGAGCGCCGAGGTCGCGGAAGCCCTTGGGCGGTGCCAAGATTCCGCTCGAGGTTACACTTTCACCGGACAGCAAGAACGGCACGCGAGCCGCCGCGAACGAGAGCTCCGGCAACGGTACCACAACGCACGGACCCAAGGCGCAGGCGTCGTTTTTCTTCACCAACGTGGGGCCCAACCACTTCGAGTACCGCGGCGTGTTCGACCAGAACGCGGTGCCCATCAGCTTCCGCGAGAACCCGGAGACGCTGTTCCAGCTCATCCCGCAGCTGCCGCGGCTATTCGAGGACCCTTTCTCGGCGCCGAAGGGCCCCGCCGCTCAGCTGCTGCTGCACCCGCCGCCCAAGCTGACCGAGCCGCCGGCGCCGCCCCCGCCACCTCCTCTCACGCTGCTACAGCCGGTGGTCAACTTCATCGAGGACCCGGTACCTCCGCCcacggccgtggtcgagcacgtTCCGCCTCCCcctccgccgccaccaccaccgccgccgcggccCCAGGCGAGGCTTCCGCCAGGCGGCTTCCCGAAGTACGACTACATCCGCGGCCCGCAGTACCCCAAGATATTCAAGTTCAACGACGAACGCATCAGTATCCTGGAGTTTGAGCGCATAAAGCGCGAGGGCCGCTTCACGAGGCGACGCGGAGACGCCCTGGACCCGGACCGCGTGTCccgaaacaacttcctcatcttTCACGGCGGCCTCTTCAAGTCGCCCCGCGAACAGGAGGAGTACGGAAACCTGGTGGCTCCGCCACCGCCGCGCAGCGAGCCCGTCTACGCGCTCGAGCCCGCGTCGCCCGACCCGCCGCCCGCCACGCGCTACCATTTCCTGCCGCTGAAGCCAACATTCGCCAAGGGCAAGCCCGGTGGATTCGTCTACTTCATCAGGACCTGA